Proteins found in one Zea mays cultivar B73 chromosome 1, Zm-B73-REFERENCE-NAM-5.0, whole genome shotgun sequence genomic segment:
- the LOC100282475 gene encoding tubby protein, whose product MSFRSLIQDMKDEFGSISRHSLRSRSHRSAGNAARAAAAGPSEAMDQSCWSQLPPELLREVLVRIEASESWWPARKNVVSGAGVCRTWRGIMKEAVRVPEVSGKLTFPISLKQPGPRDGTLKCFIRRNRTTQTYYLYIGLTEALADDGKFLLAARKCRKPTCTDYLISLDKVDMSKGSSTYIGKLRSNFLGTKFTVYDAHPPYDGAAVSKSRSARVVGLKQVSPRVPAGNYPVSHISYELNVLGSRGPRRMNCVMDSIPASAVKEGGKTPTQTEFPLSSLDSFPSFPFFRSKSARIDSSTSQSSSQREDRLVLKNKSPRWHEQLQCWCLNFRGRVTVASVKNFQLVASEDNGPENQESDKVILQFGKIGKDLFTMDYGYPISAFQAFAICLSSFDTKIACE is encoded by the exons ATGTCTTTCAGGAGCCTGATTCAGGACATGAAGGACGAGTTCGGGAGCATCTCGCGGCATAGCCTGCGGTCCCGGTCTCACCGCTCCGCCGGGAACGCGGCGCGGGCGGCGGCCGCGGGACCGTCGGAGGCGATGGATCAGAGCTGCTGGTCGCAGCTGCCCCCCGAGCTCCTGCGGGAGGTGCTGGTGAGGATCGAGGCATCGGAGAGCTGGTGGCCAGCGCGCAAGAACGTGGTGtcaggcgccggcgtctgccggaCCTGGAGGGGCATCATGAAGGAGGCCGTGCGCGTCCCGGAGGTGTCAGGGAAGCTCACGTTCCCCATCTCACTTAAGCAG CCTGGCCCAAGGGATGGCACTCTTAAATGTTTCATCAGGAGAAATCGAACTACTCAGACATATTATCTGTATATTGGATTGACAGAAG CATTGGCTGATGATGGGAAGTTTCTACTTGCTGCACGCAAGTGTCGTAAGCCCACCTGCACAGACTACCTAATTTCTCTTGATAAGGTCGATATGTCAAAGGGAAGCAGCACCTATATTGGCAAGCTAAG ATCAAATTTCCTTGGAACAAAGTTCACTGTCTATGATGCTCATCCACCATATGATGGTGCTGCGGTCTCAAAGAGTCGCTCTGCACGTGTGGTTGGTTTGAAGCAGGTCTCCCCTAGAGTTCCGGCTGGAAATTATCCCGTTTCACATATTTCTTACGAGCTAAATGTTCTGGGCTCCAG AGGTCCAAGAAGGATGAACTGTGTTATGGATTCCATCCCTGCATCAGCTGTTAAGGAAGGAGGGAAAACTCCTACACAGACTGAATTTCCACTTAGCAGCCTTGACTCTTTCCCATCATTTCCATTCTTCAGATCTAAATCAGCTCGGATAGACAGTTCAACGTCGCAATCATCCAGTCAGAGGGAAGATAGGTTGGTGCTTAAGAACAAGTCTCCTAGGTGGCACGAACAGCTGCAGTGTTGGTGCCTGAATTTCCGTGGGCGGGTCACTGTTGCCTCGGTTAAAAACTTCCAGTTGGTGGCTTCTGAGGACAATGGACCAGAGAACCAAGAGAGTGACAAGGTGATTCTCCAATTCGGAAAGATCGGAAAAGACTTGTTCACCATGGACTACGGTTATCCAATATCGGCATTTCAAGCTTTTGCAATTTGTCTGAGCAGTTTTGATACAAAAATTGCCTGCGAATGA
- the LOC109943420 gene encoding uncharacterized protein, whose product MCLCTHRESPTSRADATKSHILVMVAHAEILLSATRHRFELELGPIPRLGAWTKQESPGTRL is encoded by the exons ATGTGTCTGTGTACGCACCGAGAATCACCCACCAGCCGAGCTGACGCCACCAAATCTCACAT CTTAGTTATGGTCGCCCATGCAGAAATCCTTCTGTCTGCAACAAGGCACAGATTTGAGCTGGAGCTAGGCCCAATTCCTCGCCTTGGCGCCTGGACCAAGCAAGAATCACCGGGTACCAGACTCTAG